TCGGCGAGGAAGGCTAGCTTCCCATCATACCCGTGGGGGCATCTCATACTATCACTCGCTTGGGTTTCAAGATCATGCGTCGTACACTATTCATGGATTTGCATTCTCTTGACGCGACATGAACACTCAAACCTTCTGAGCAAACTACGAGTTGACGACATAAACCTTGATCTTGTCTTACGCACAACTGCAGACACATTTGTACATCTCAAACAAAAATAAACAAAAATGGTCGACTACATGTGCATTGCTATTAAGCATATCCCAGGGACCTTCCACCGCACGGGGCCGCGCTGGCGCtgtgcgtcgtccatccccatgtacGCGCGCCACTCCTTCATCAGGTTCCCGAGGTCGTGGAGCTTGGCGGCGAGGCCGACGCAGCAGTTGGCGTGCATGGTGTAGAGCGTGTTGAAGTCCCGGGTGTTGTTGCAGAACCCGGCGTTGTGCACCGTGTCGAGGAACTGCACCCGAAGCCCGCGCTTGTCGACCAGCTCGAACTTGATCTCGTTGAACACCTGCTGCTCGTGCTTCCCCGGGAAGGACAGCCTCGCAGCTTGCCATGCCTCAAAGACGCCCACCATGCGCGCACTCGACCTCACGTACAGGAACCCCGTGTTGGGGGCGTTCACGGGGCTGTATGGGTCACCGAAGTAGAAGTCCGATGAGGTCACCATGTGCGCCGCCACCGACATCCGCTCGAATGGGTTGCGGAACCACATAATGTCCACATCCTGCATCATCAGGTTGAAAATGCAACAAAAGTTTTAGGGGTGCGATAATGAAGGATAGAAAGTTTGAGAATACTTACATAAATTTAAAAGACATATATGATCTGTGTATCTAAAGAGAATAAAATATCTTAGAGATTTCTCAAAAACTTACACGTACggcctttttttttttgaaattccacCACACATGTTGTATTTTGGTAGGATATGTACCCCACATATTTGAAAGGTAcgaaatctatatctatacctctatatctatatctatacctactaataaagcacctATTGCTTTTGGTGGTATGTCATGTAATTTACCCTATAAGTTGACAAAAATTACCCATCAATGCCATCCGTAAGTCAAAAAACGATTCGGTATTTCCAAAGTCTCCGCTGCGATTAGTGCTCTTATAGGGAAGATACCACAAATAGTTCACACACACATCGATAGCCCAGTGGCTGGAGCTTGTCTCTTTCCATTCGGAGACTGGGGTTTGAACCCCAGGCTTGGCAAATTTCCCCTCAATTTTTGTCACGCATCCCCCTTCCACCAATGCGCGTTCATGGGCCAGCCCGCAGGCGCGACGCCCCTGTTTTTTTTCATCTTTGGTCTGTTTGTTTTTTTCATTTCTTATTTTGTTTTTCCCTTCTCCAAATTTCAAAATGTTGCGAATTTTGAAAAACATGTTCAAGAAATTATAAAATATTTTCGAATTAAAAAAATATTTAGGAAATCATAAAATTTACACACTTTCAAAAATATTAGTAATTTAAAAATATTAGTAATTTTACAAAATTGTTCTtaaatttaaaaaaatcacaatttgGAAAAATATATCCGATAATAAAaccatgttcatgattttgaaaaaataatCGTGTATTCAAAACAAATTCGTGAATCTGACAAAAATGTCCATCAAATTTTAGAGCTAGCTTGCCAAGTGTCACTTAACAGACGGTCTACACAGTACAGTTACAACCAAAATATTTTCTTTAAATTTTTTGTGTGCAGATTCAAGTATTTTTAAGATATTCATGTCTTTCAAACCCAAGCTCTAAATTTAGCACGCTATTTATGAAAATAGCTCAGAAAAAAATGTAGATTCTAAATATGATATTATCTTGCATGTTAATTATTTTTATGTGCAAAATTAATTAGTACTTCTCCTTTTTTATTAAAGGCATGGATGTTTCTTACTCCCATTTTTCGCACGTCACTTATTATCAGATTTTCATCCGTCGTTTGGTTCGTCCATTTGCacataaaatagaaaaataaaataaaatatgttcacaattttttgcaaatagtataaaacgtttatgaattcaaaaaatgttctttatTTTAGAAATTGCTCGAAAAATTGTAAAAGTgttcatttgaaaaatgttcatgatttcaaatgtgtgcacgagtttaaaaaaatgttcatgatgtcaaaaattgttcataatttcaCGAAATTGAGAGTGATATTGTATCTCGATGATGCAACAAAATATGGTCATAGCCATTGAAGATTATGAAAaaatctcccattgcaacgcacggaccCTTTTGCTAAAATAAGCCTCAAGTTTATTGTTAGCAAGTGTGAGAGGGGTGTTTATGCAAAAATGTGGTCACATTGGACTGGTTCTTTTAGCATCCATTTTTTGATTTGTCTTCTTTGTTTAGGCAAACTGTTCCACCTGCTCCGACGACGAACACGTACCGTGAAGAGGAAGTTGTAGCCGAGCTCGAGGATCCTCTGCTGCAGCCGGACCTTGCTCCACACCAGGTCGAGGTAGTCCTTGCTCATGAACACCTTCTCCTCCGAGAGGTCCTTGCCGCCGGCCAGGGGCGGCAGGAGGTAGCAGTGCGGGTGCACGGCCCGGCACCGCTCCAGCGCCCCGGCGTCGAGGGCCACGACGAGGAGGTGGTCCACGAAGTGCGCGATCCGCTCCCCGGCGCGGAAGCTCTCGAGCAAGAGGTCCAGCAGCGAGCCCTCCGCCGCCCACGCCTCGTTCACCGACGTCATGATCACCGTCTTGTGCTCGTCCGCCAccgtccgcagcagccgctccagctCGTCCCCCGCCGCCTGCCGGACCAAACCAAACATTCAGTTCAGAGACGCTAAAGGAAAAGTAGAGATAACTAACTTAGCAAGAATCGCAAGCTTTGGAAACCTGGCTAGTGTTGTGGTTGGCCTCCTGCGGGGAGGCAACGCCGTCGACCTTGCTTGCGCTCGTGTGGTTAGCCTCGTGCGCAGGAGCGACCGGCACCGCCATGGTTTCATTGACCCAGCTGGATATGCCGGGCGTGGACGGCCCGGCGCCGATCCCGTCCGAGGACATGAAGAAGATGAGCACCCCGGCGACGGACGCCCCGAGGAGGAGCGACACCAGCTGGTTCAGCAGGTTCGGCTGGATCCCCATCATGTGTGTTTCACTGTTTCCACGAGAATCGCCGGCAGGAGCAGAGAGAAGACTCGGGACGATGACGAAAAGAGGAGTGCCGTCCGCGAGAACTGATC
The Triticum dicoccoides isolate Atlit2015 ecotype Zavitan chromosome 3A, WEW_v2.0, whole genome shotgun sequence genome window above contains:
- the LOC119272706 gene encoding uncharacterized protein At1g28695-like, giving the protein MMGIQPNLLNQLVSLLLGASVAGVLIFFMSSDGIGAGPSTPGISSWVNETMAVPVAPAHEANHTSASKVDGVASPQEANHNTSQAAGDELERLLRTVADEHKTVIMTSVNEAWAAEGSLLDLLLESFRAGERIAHFVDHLLVVALDAGALERCRAVHPHCYLLPPLAGGKDLSEEKVFMSKDYLDLVWSKVRLQQRILELGYNFLFTDVDIMWFRNPFERMSVAAHMVTSSDFYFGDPYSPVNAPNTGFLYVRSSARMVGVFEAWQAARLSFPGKHEQQVFNEIKFELVDKRGLRVQFLDTVHNAGFCNNTRDFNTLYTMHANCCVGLAAKLHDLGNLMKEWRAYMGMDDAQRQRGPVRWKVPGICLIAMHM